The following proteins are encoded in a genomic region of Arachis ipaensis cultivar K30076 chromosome B02, Araip1.1, whole genome shotgun sequence:
- the LOC107627128 gene encoding uncharacterized protein LOC107627128, which yields MAPYEALYGRKCQSPLCWYETGEASVLDPDLVAETTENIKKICARILTAQSRQKSYADQRMKPLEFEVGEHVFLRVTPTTGIGRAIKTKKLNPRFIEPFEILRRFGLVAYQVALPPHLSNLHDVFHVSQLLKYTSNGAHVLEPESVELRENLTFQVTPVRIDDTSVKKLRGKEVSLVKVAWKRAGVEEHTWELESEMRKDYPELFSDAGRNPPR from the exons atggctccgtatgaagcCTTGTATGGGCggaagtgccaatctccactttgttggtatgaaaCCGGTGAAGCAAGTGTTTTGGATCCTGATttggtagcagagactactgagaacaTTAAGAAGATTTGTGCAAGGATTTTGACTGCGCAGAGCCGACAGAAAAGCTATGCAGATCAGAGAatgaaaccattagaatttgaagTGGGAGAACACGTATTTTTGAGGGTTACACCGACAACCGGGATTGGAAGAGCGATTAAAACTAAGAAGTTGAATCCGAGGTTCATTGAACCGTTTGAGATTCTGAGGCGATTCGGGCTGGTGGCGTATCAAGTAGCTTTGCCACCGCACTTGTCTAAtttgcatgacgtattccacgtaTCACAACTCCTTAAGTATACGTCGAATGGGGCTCATGTGTTAGAGCCTGAGTCGGTCGAGTTGAGGGAGAACTTGACATTTCAAGTAACACCGGTGCGTATCGacgacactagtgtgaagaagctgCGAGGAAAAGAAGTTTCATTGGTTAAGGTTGCTTGGAAGAGAGCAGGAGTCGAAGAGCATACATGGGAATTGGAGTCCGAGATGCGAAAGGATTATCCCGAGCTATTCTCAG atgcaggtcgcaacccacctcggtga
- the LOC107627129 gene encoding uncharacterized protein LOC107627129: MAKEHEEHLRIVLQILKEWKWYAKLSKCEFWKEEVKFLGHVVSKGGIAVDPSKVEAVMEWKRPTTVTEVRSFLGLARYYRRFIEGFFRIALPMTKLSRKEVPFVWTSECEENFQTLKQKLTSAPILILPESHDHLKYIVMLL; encoded by the coding sequence ATGGCAAAGGAGCATGAGGAAcacttgaggattgtgttgcaaatcttAAAAGAGTGGAAATGGTATGCTAAGTTGTCgaagtgtgagttctggaaggagGAAGTAAAGTTCTTAGGTCACGTGGTGAGCAAGGGAGGCATAGCCGTAGATCCTTCGAAAGTAGAGGCGGTGATGGAATGGAAAAGACCAACGACAGTGACAGAAGTTAGGAGCTTCTTAGGATTAGCCAGATATTACCGGAGATTTATTGAAGGATTTTTCCGGATAGCACTGCCGATGACTAAGTTGTCAAGGAAGGAAGTGCCTTTTGTGTGGACGTCAGAGTGTGAagaaaattttcaaactttaaagCAGAAGTTAACTTCAGCGCCTATTTTGATTTTACCGGAATCGCATGACCATTTGAAGTATATTGTGATGCTTCTTTGA